From the Halomonas meridiana genome, one window contains:
- a CDS encoding DUF2878 family protein produces the protein MASPSPRPVRALLFNALRFEAGWTLCVLGGSWVAAATGVALLGWHFWHWARPGEWRFIGLFALLGLVLDGGLHLAGGFDFGDQALVAGLLPLWLWMLWPLFATLVFHSLAWLWRYPLVAAACGAISGPLSYLGGAALANVSLAPWLLPVQAVIWAALCLGICRYAGRVITTR, from the coding sequence ATGGCATCGCCCTCCCCACGGCCCGTGCGCGCGTTGCTGTTCAACGCGCTGCGCTTCGAGGCAGGCTGGACGCTGTGCGTGCTGGGTGGCTCGTGGGTCGCTGCGGCCACGGGGGTGGCGCTGCTGGGCTGGCACTTTTGGCATTGGGCCAGACCCGGCGAATGGCGCTTCATCGGCTTGTTTGCCCTACTAGGGCTGGTGCTGGACGGCGGGCTGCACTTGGCGGGCGGTTTCGATTTTGGTGACCAGGCGCTCGTCGCGGGCCTGCTGCCCCTATGGCTGTGGATGCTGTGGCCGCTGTTCGCCACGCTGGTGTTTCACTCGCTGGCCTGGCTGTGGCGCTATCCGCTCGTCGCCGCTGCCTGCGGTGCCATCAGCGGCCCGCTCTCTTACCTGGGTGGGGCAGCGTTGGCCAACGTGAGTTTGGCGCCGTGGCTACTGCCCGTGCAGGCAGTCATCTGGGCAGCGCTCTGTCTGGGTATTTGCCGTTACGCTGGGCGAGTCATCACGACGCGTTAG